The following are encoded in a window of Gopherus flavomarginatus isolate rGopFla2 chromosome 10, rGopFla2.mat.asm, whole genome shotgun sequence genomic DNA:
- the EN1 gene encoding homeobox protein engrailed-1: MEEQPDSKSHRDCATTTTSSSSSSDGESVPVSPSHAPSSPAAPCILPMPHHQPQPQQHRTTNFFIDNILRPDFGCKKETLLIVGGAAGGGGGGGGRDRDRDRGQTSGRENVNPLITRPSNPSSLLCPDSNCNPDSSSSAPPAAAAASKANPAAAAAAVAAAKPPSEGSGTNPAKYGEHANPAILLMGSNNGGPVVKSDSQQPLVWPAWVYCTRYSDRPSSGPRTRKLKKKKNEKEDKRPRTAFTAEQLQRLKAEFQANRYITEQRRQTLAQELSLNESQIKIWFQNKRAKIKKATGIKNGLALHLMAQGLYNHSTTTVQDKEESE, encoded by the exons ATGGAAGAGCAGCCGGACAGTAAAAGTCACCGAGACTGTGCTACAACAactaccagcagcagcagcagcagcgatggAGAAAGCGTCCCTGTCTCCCCCAGCCACGCGCCGTCCTCGCCTGCAGCGCCCTGCATCCTGCCCATGCCCCACCACCAGCCGCAGCCGCAGCAGCACCGCACCACCAACTTTTTCATTGACAACATCTTGAGGCCGGACTTTGGCTGCAAGAAAGAGACGCTCCTGATCGTCGgcggagcagcaggaggaggtggtggaggcGGCGGCCGGGACAGAGACCGAGATCGCGGTCAGACATCAGGTAGAGAAAACGTCAACCCACTGATAACGAGGCCATCCAACCCGTCCTCTCTCCTTTGCCCGGATTCAAACTGTAACCCCGACAGCTCCTCCTCGGCgcctcctgctgcagctgctgcctctAAAGCGAACCCCGCCGCGGCAGCAGCAGCGGTAGCGGCAGCCAAGCCACCCTCCGAAGGGAGTGGAACTAACCCGGCGAAGTATGGGGAACACGCCAACCCCGCCATCCTGCTCATGGGCTCTAATAATGGAGGACCTGTTGTAAAGAGCGATTCTCAACAGCCTCTAGTATGGCCTGCCTGGGTTTACTGCACTAGGTATTCAGACAGACCATCTTCGG GTCCGCGGACCCGGaagctgaagaagaagaagaacgaGAAGGAGGACAAGCGGCCCAGGACCGCCTTCACCGCCGAGCAGCTGCAGAGACTCAAGGCGGAGTTCCAGGCCAACCGCTACATCACTGAGCAGAGGCGGCAGACCCTGGCCCAGGAACTCAGCCTGAACGAATCCCAGATCAAGATCTGGTTCCAGAACAAGCGGGCCAAAATCAAGAAAGCCACGGGCATCAAGAACGGCCTGGCGCTTCATCTCATGGCCCAGGGACTGTACAACCATTCCACGACCACGGTGCAGGACAAAGAGGAGAGCGAGTGA